tctgcatcatctctgaatgtctgcatcatctctgaatgtctgcatcatctctgaatgtctgcatcatctctgaatgtctgcatcatgtctgaatgtctgcatcatctctgaatgtctgcatcatctctgaatgtctgcatcatctctgaatgtctgcatcatctctgaatgtctgcatcatctctgaatgtctgcatcatgtctgaatgtctgcatcatgtctgaatgtctgcatcatctctgaatgtctgcatcatctctgaatgtctgcatcatctctgaatgtctgcatcatctctgaatgtctacatcatctctgaatgtctgcatcatctctgaatgtctgcatcatctctgaatgtctgcatcatctctgaatgtctgcatcatctctgaatgtcagcatcatctctgaatgtctgcatcatctctgaatgtctgcatcatctctgaatgtctgcatcatctctgaatgtctgcatcatctctgaatgtctgcatcatctctgaatgtctgcatcatctctgcttggacagctgctcatcacctcaaactcaacctgagtaaacctgaactcctcttcatcccgggacagactgccctcacatggacctgtcagtcactgtccaGGACGTCACAGTATCACCTTCATCAGCGGTGAGGAACCTGGGCGTAATCCTCGATGATGGACTGTCCTGcacccccaacatcactgctgtggtccgatcctgcagatttaccctctacaacatctgcaggatccGGTCTTTCCTCAAAGGACACAACAgaactcctggtccaagcgctgGTCCTCTCCCTCCTGGACTACAGTTactccctcttggctggactctcAGCCTCTGTAACTAAACCACTGCAGTGtatccagaacgctgcagcgCCTCGTTTACAATCTACCCAAACTCTCCCATGTGACCCGCCGACCAacatcaggacagcagagtctctctctgtctgcagcaggaGACTCCAGACTCTCTGTTCAGACTTCTCCTCCACCACAGAGCACCACTCCCcccaacaaaagaaagaaattaaagtaTTCACTTGTACGTTTGTATCGTTGCACTTCTATCACAGCATTTACAGACTTAAAGAATCTTTGATAAATAACAGTTAGGATCCTCAGATGACGActtgacaattgtttctatatttcttttaCTCTATCGACAGTGATGTCGTGGTTTCTCtctgtgacaaatgtacttattaagtcactttggacaaaagcgtctgctaaatgctgtaaatgtaaatctgAGTAAAAGGTTCAGATATCTCAACACTGTATGTGAgtacagtagttgagtaaatgcACCTTCCTAtcacacggctcttcttaatgctgtagaatgctccttTCACTTGAATGAGCCTTCACAACGTTCAGCGGTTAATTATCTTCCTGTAACAGACcgttgctaagcatatttgacggTCGTCAAGGAAAGAGGCCTTTCTGCCTCTCATTCATGTAGttcgtatcactccgcgctctaaaatctttgctccgcaagtagtccggtcacttttcaccccagCGTCCTTGgttgctaagcgacgtcagctgatctgtagtctacttcatgtTGAAAAAACGTCCTGCTCGGCCTCCAGTGTGGATGAGTTTCACactaactttaatattcttggaaaatacggtgttttcaactcttggcaaaaggctgagttgtcgaaaaacactttgaacagtaacaaataaattgtaaaaagacacactgcgTCAAGTTTTTTTTCGTGTTTGTTCGTCcagtcgggacttattttcccgataatgaccgcaGTTCTATACGTTATCCCTTACatatctgacagctttagcatttagcattcCCTGCTGGAAAACCAGCTTAGACCAGCACCAAATCCAGTGACCAGccaccaacaacagcagcaccTGTTGTGTTATATGTTATGTTAGAACATACTGCTGGTCCAGGCTGGTTCTTCCAGCAGGGTTGGCTTCCTGCTAGCTAACAGCTGCACTATTTCTCCTGTGTAAACTCACCTGTTCAGCCTGATGGCCTGTGTGACTCCGCCCCTCTTCACCTGGACTCTGACATCAGTCTTCATCAGGCGTCTGTGCCTCTCCTCTCGCttcatcttctctctgtgtctccctgAATCCAGCGTCAACGTCTCCTGGAGACCAAAGAAGCCTGACGTCACTCTGAAGCTTCCAGAAGCTCCAACTGACAAACTGACCAACTGACCAACAGGACTCAGTCTGCCAGCCTGTCACTGAAGACGGATCATGACTCACCTTAAGGCAACTTCAGCTCCtcgcagcagtcagttcagatCTTTAGATTGTTCTTGTGTTTCTGAAGCTAACTGTTTGCTAACTTTGAGCTAACTGTTAGTTAACTTTGAGATAACTGTTAGTTAACTTTGAGCTAACTGTTAGTTAACTTTGAGTTAACTGTTATCTAACTTTGAGTTAATTGTTTGCTAACTTTGAGCTAACTGTTTTCTAACTTTGAGTTAACTGTTAGTTAACTTTGAGTTAACTGTTAGTTAACTTTGAGTAAACTGTTTGCTAACTTTGAGCTAACTGTTTGCTAACTTTGAGTTAACTGTTTTCTAACTTTGAGCTAACTGTTAGTTAACTTTGAGTTAACTGTTAGTTAACTTTGAGCTAACTGTTCGTTAACTTTGAGTTAACTGTTATCTAACTTTGAGCTAACTGTTAGTTAACTTTGAGTTAACTGTTATCTAACTTTGAGCTAACTGTTAGTTAACTTTGAGTTAACTGTTAGTTAACTTTGAGTTAACTGTTATCTAATTTTGAGCTAACTGTTAGTTAACTTTGAGTTAACTGTTATCTAACTTTGAGTTAATTGTTTGCTAACTTTGAGCTAACTGTTTTCTAACTTTGAGTTAACTGTTAGTTAACTTTGAGTTAACTGTTAGTTAACTTTGAGTAAACTGTTTGCTAACTTTGAGCTAACTGTTTGCTAACTTTGCGCTAACTGTTTTCTAACTTTGAGCTGACTGTTTGCTAACTTTGAGTTAACTGTTAGCTAACTTTGAGCTAACTGTTTTCTAACTTTGCGCTAACTGTTTGCTAACTTTGAGTTAACTGTTTGCTAACTTTGAGCTACCTGTTTTCTAACTTTGAGCTAACTGTTTGCTAACTTTGAGCCAACTGTTTGCTAACTTTGAGTTAACTGTTTGCTAACTTTGAGCTACCTGTTTTCTAACTTTGAGCTAACTGTTTGCTAACTTTGAGTTAACTGTTTGCTAACTTTGAGTTGACTGTTAGCTAACTTTGAGCTAACTGTTTTCTAACTTTGAGCTAACTGTTTGCTAACTTTGAGTTAACTGTTTGCTAACTTTGAGTTAATATTGAGCTAGCTGTAGCAGCTTTGTTAGctacatgtttacagtctgtagtttctctgtgtgactgtccagctgtttgtctctgtcctccAGCTGTGGAGAGGATTACTTTGACCTACCTGCCTCATGCTGTCTATGGATTTttcttcagccaatcagaagagcTCCAGGTGGCTCACCTGGTCCTCAGGGCGCTGTTTGGAGCAGTGAGTGGTACAGGTAACATCCACTGACTCAGGTGTATGTTTAGTAACAGAAAGCATCTTCAGACCAAACACCAAGAAAATATTGGAACATTAAAGTAACAGAAAACAATTCGAAGTGATCAGAAATGAAGCGTCATTCACCTTCATGTACTTCCTATCATCAGTTCTCTTCCTGGGCGTCGCTCGCAGCCTGccgctgacctttgacctgcagctggcagcagcagctctgtttgtctgtgaggagacgtctctctcacacacacacacacacacacacacacacacacacacacacacaaacacacacttacagtgACACACATCTGTTCCAGCTGTGTTCGCAGTAGGCGGAGCCTTCTCAGCCTCCTCCAGATGTTCAGTCCTTCTGATGTTTCCCAGCATGCTCGGCTCCCGTGGACGTGCCTACCTGATGCTGTTCATGCTGTCTGTGCTGTGCAGAggtgagtgcacacacacacacacacacacagatgtgtacATATCACACTAACTTTAAACGTCCTTCTGTCtcgtgatgatgtcacaggacCACTTTCTAACATCCAGCGTAACGTGGAGACGGCCGCTCTGTCTCTGAGCTGCAACCTGGACCTGCAGGTCCATCACAGCAGGACGCTGTGGAGGGAGGCCGTCAGGCCGGCCGTCCTcatcacacagcagctgatggtgagagagaagcagaggcgtcttcagtctgtcctcagagtatcagagtaaaaagtctccctctgaaggacatttgtgctcaaagctaactgaagctcacgtcatattaatagaattcaaagactattaaagttaaaggtagaatcagtaggatttgtcccagctgttcctgaacgcaccacaaagacagttgattgttgagtctcattcccaggacgtcaaatagacacatgttgggttggtaaagcgtcccgagcagcaacaaagagagaaaatcagaaactctctgcagatacgagacactaacacgccttttctccacattccagtctccctctctgtctgtttacgtcTGTCCGTCTGCGTCCGTCACATGGAGGCTGCAGCTGACGGAGACCAGGTGTTTGACTGTGGGgggttgtgatgatgtcacaggggtcagaggtcggAGGTCATCCATCCGTGTTTCATTTCTTGTTCAGGATGATGAAGCAGAGTTTCAGTCGGAGGCTCTGAGCgtcagcaggacgtttcagaccATCAGAGACGAGGTGGTCCTTCAGTACCGTTACGACCGGTTCAAACCCAAACATGGCGGCGCTGCCAACAACACACAGGAGCAGTTCACCGCCCAGACCATGATGCAGTGCGACAGTGAGTCAGATCACAACCAGAACTTTAATACAAGAGTGCAGCATCATGAGCacattacattcagtgtgtgtgtgtgtgtgtgtgtgtgtgtgtgtgtgtgtgtgtgatccaggTGTGGTGGATGAGGGTGTGCAGAGATGTGCTGATTGGTTCAGGCTCAGGTGGGCGGAGTGTATGGAGGCGATCCCCGTCCCCGTCATCAACCACATCCTCTGCGTCTCCATGAAgttccacttcctgtgtgatgtcatgagAGGTGAAAGGTCACATTGTAACTGCCAATTTTCTTGAGCCGATATTTGGAGCAGATGctacttttgctccctcaattcacatcataaaaattacacaatgatgataacaaatgttatgagtctcaatttaaaaaaaaggaacatctattgaaattaaaacaggtgaggtagaataAGAACAAGtcaacaatatttaacaaatattaaaaacaggtgaggtagaacagcTCTGTGAGAAGCTGCCACACTGGGTTGGTTATCTGCTCTGCGTCTCCAGCAACACCgagctgcctgtggacgccggtctgtaaataatgccggaTCAGCGAACGCAGCAGACACATTGGCCGATGCAGATACACGTAAAAAACGTAAAAATCGGCCGATAATATCGGCCGGCCGATCACTAAACTGTATTGTTCATTAACGTAGACAGTGAGGCGCATAAAGAGATTCaatactcctcctcctcctcctcctcctcctcctcctcctgcacctcctcctcctcctcctcctcctcctgcacctcctcctcctcctcctgctcctc
This DNA window, taken from Sparus aurata unplaced genomic scaffold, fSpaAur1.1, whole genome shotgun sequence, encodes the following:
- the dcst1 gene encoding E3 ubiquitin-protein ligase DCST1 isoform X2; this translates as MTHLKATSAPRSTVERITLTYLPHAVYGFFFSQSEELQVAHLVLRALFGAVSGTVLFLGVARSLPLTFDLQLAAAALFVSVFAVGGAFSASSRCSVLLMFPSMLGSRGRAYLMLFMLSVLCRGPLSNIQRNVETAALSLSCNLDLQVHHSRTLWREAVRPAVLITQQLMSPSLSVYVCPSASVTWRLQLTETRMMKQSFSRRL
- the dcst1 gene encoding E3 ubiquitin-protein ligase DCST1 isoform X1, producing MTHLKATSAPRSTVERITLTYLPHAVYGFFFSQSEELQVAHLVLRALFGAVSGTVLFLGVARSLPLTFDLQLAAAALFVSVFAVGGAFSASSRCSVLLMFPSMLGSRGRAYLMLFMLSVLCRGPLSNIQRNVETAALSLSCNLDLQVHHSRTLWREAVRPAVLITQQLMDDEAEFQSEALSVSRTFQTIRDEVVLQYRYDRFKPKHGGAANNTQEQFTAQTMMQCDSVVDEGVQRCADWFRLRWAECMEAIPVPVINHILCVSMKFHFLCDVMRGERSHCNCQFS